TCCTTCCCTGTGTTTTTGAACTTGAACTCAAACTCGCAGGGAGCACCTTTCTGCAGTGTTCCGAAATCATGCGCATCGGTCTCAAATACGATTTCAGGCGCGGTCGGACTGGTATTCGGAGCCGGCGAGGTTGGCGGAGTGGGAGGGGTGGGCGTCAGCGATTGTGAACCGGTGGGCGCAATTACTCCCTTGGGAGGATCTTTCTTTGTGTCCTGGGCAGAAAGACCTGCGGCGATCATGGCACAGCAGGCCAAAAGAATCAGTTTTTTCATTTTTTCTTTGTTAACGGGTATCAAATATACTCAAATCAGGATGGTTCATTTATCCGTTTGGTTGCATCTAAAATCATGCCAGTTATCGGCCGGGTTCTCAATGAAAACAGGCAGGAATCCCATACCAAAATTCTAATTTTTCCCACCCGAAGCGAGATAACTATTCATTTTAGTGATCCAGTCGGTGATTTTAAAGAATTGAATAACAACATATTAACGTTTTTTAATAATAAATGTTACAACAACAAATGTAATAACAACTAATTTAGCCTAAAACTAAAAAACATGAAAGCAGCCCTTCTAAGCGGAGCAGTCATCGCCACAGTAGCGTTTACCCCCGCAACCAAAACCGAAACAGTTACCTGGAAAATTGACACTTCTCATACAAAGGTCGCCTTTTCCGTAACGCACATGATGATTTCAGAGACCACCGGAAAATTTAAAATCTATGAAGGTAAAGTAAGCAGCACCGGTACCGACTTTCAGAATGCGAGCGTTGAGTTCTCCGTAGATGTGAACAGCATTAACACCGACGATGAGAACCGTGACAAGCATCTGAAGAGTGAGGATTTCTTCCATGCGGAGAAGTACCCAAAGATGACTTTTAAAAGCAAGAGCTTTAAAAAGGAGAAGGGAAACAACTACAAGTTAACCGGTGACCTTACCATCCGGGATGTAACGAAAACCGTCACTTTTGA
This genomic interval from Bacteroidia bacterium contains the following:
- a CDS encoding DUF1573 domain-containing protein, whose amino-acid sequence is MKKLILLACCAMIAAGLSAQDTKKDPPKGVIAPTGSQSLTPTPPTPPTSPAPNTSPTAPEIVFETDAHDFGTLQKGAPCEFEFKFKNTGKEPLIIQNAQASCGCTVPSYPKEPIMPGQGGVIKVKYDSNRIGAFTKTVNVTSNAKNSPKIITIKGKIDAPPQEEQFPGNNNNTGIKN
- a CDS encoding YceI family protein encodes the protein MKAALLSGAVIATVAFTPATKTETVTWKIDTSHTKVAFSVTHMMISETTGKFKIYEGKVSSTGTDFQNASVEFSVDVNSINTDDENRDKHLKSEDFFHAEKYPKMTFKSKSFKKEKGNNYKLTGDLTIRDVTKTVTFDVVHNGTVKSPWGQEVAGFKLSGKINRVEYGLKWNALLEAGGMTVSEEVQIHCAVELIKDKK